The Acidicapsa ligni genome has a window encoding:
- a CDS encoding GumC family protein: protein MMDYDQDNSGDPLALLTQSVQVLKKYGHAVFLSSLLLSIAGIAGTSLIPNVYRATTTILVDPQKIPERYVASTVTSDPDAHLSTLTQQVLSASRLQEIINQAKLYPAMRKTKSREEILDYMRSKIKIELKQGSEQGLSSFSISYDDENRQLVAPVANQLAASFIEWNLKARQQQALITTQFLSSELDKAQKSLEEQEAALQSFRLQHSGATPDQLDGNLQALSRLQAEVQSHEDAISRLDEERILLSQQNPNETRTPSTLGERGQLMLEKSRLTNELLNLKRQFTDSYPDVVTDKAQLERVNARLAALPEPVVGSTEMYDSATQLRLGMLSKQIDRHRQQILVLQQQTAGYQSKVQSVPILETELAELTRNYETSRQSYQSLLDKTLSAGMSEDLERKQQAERFTVLDPASTPEKPYKPKRLPIIAGAIVLSVILSVGATVGINLLKGAVKSEADLNTMLPPKVRIIGTIPPIESYADTQRTKFKFLQTAVLSLIACGVLITFLLKVHTIL, encoded by the coding sequence ATGATGGATTACGATCAAGACAATTCGGGCGACCCATTAGCGTTGCTGACACAGTCCGTCCAGGTCCTCAAGAAATATGGACATGCTGTATTTCTGTCGTCGCTTCTGTTGTCGATTGCTGGGATCGCAGGTACATCCCTGATACCAAATGTTTATCGTGCAACCACCACCATCCTGGTTGATCCGCAAAAAATTCCTGAACGTTATGTTGCATCGACAGTCACATCCGATCCCGATGCACATCTGAGCACGCTGACTCAGCAGGTGCTGAGCGCATCCAGGTTGCAAGAGATCATTAACCAGGCGAAGCTCTATCCAGCGATGCGCAAAACAAAATCCCGCGAAGAGATCCTCGACTACATGCGGTCCAAAATCAAGATAGAACTCAAGCAAGGATCGGAACAGGGACTTAGCAGTTTCAGCATTTCATACGATGATGAAAACCGTCAGCTTGTTGCGCCCGTCGCCAATCAACTTGCAGCAAGCTTTATCGAATGGAACCTGAAAGCTCGTCAACAGCAAGCCCTCATCACCACTCAGTTTCTATCCAGTGAATTGGACAAGGCTCAAAAGAGTCTTGAAGAACAGGAAGCAGCCTTGCAGTCCTTTCGGTTGCAGCATTCTGGCGCAACGCCGGATCAACTCGATGGCAATCTGCAAGCCCTGTCCCGTCTCCAGGCCGAAGTCCAATCACATGAGGATGCAATCAGCCGCCTCGATGAAGAACGAATCCTGCTCTCTCAGCAAAATCCGAACGAAACACGTACTCCATCCACGCTTGGAGAGCGCGGACAATTGATGCTGGAGAAAAGCCGTCTGACGAACGAGTTATTGAATCTTAAACGACAGTTCACCGACAGCTATCCAGACGTCGTCACGGATAAAGCCCAGCTGGAAAGAGTGAATGCTCGCCTCGCTGCTCTGCCCGAACCCGTCGTGGGTTCAACAGAGATGTATGACTCCGCAACACAGTTGCGCCTCGGGATGCTCAGCAAGCAGATCGATAGACATCGACAACAGATTTTAGTGTTGCAACAACAGACTGCCGGGTATCAAAGTAAAGTTCAGTCCGTGCCTATTCTTGAAACCGAACTTGCCGAGCTGACACGCAACTATGAAACATCAAGGCAGAGCTATCAATCATTGCTCGATAAGACGCTGTCTGCTGGTATGTCTGAAGATTTAGAGCGAAAACAACAGGCCGAGCGCTTCACAGTTTTAGATCCCGCCAGCACTCCTGAAAAGCCCTACAAACCGAAGAGGTTGCCGATCATCGCCGGCGCTATTGTGTTGTCTGTTATCCTTTCCGTCGGTGCAACAGTAGGCATCAACTTACTCAAAGGTGCTGTGAAATCCGAGGCGGATTTGAACACCATGCTTCCTCCAAAGGTGCGCATCATCGGCACGATACCACCCATTGAGAGCTATGCGGACACGCAACGCACCAAGTTCAAATTCCTTCAAACTGCAGTTCTCTCCCTGATTGCATGTGGAGTACTTATCACCTTTCTGTTGAAGGTTCACACCATACTATGA